The following is a genomic window from Aphelocoma coerulescens isolate FSJ_1873_10779 chromosome 5, UR_Acoe_1.0, whole genome shotgun sequence.
ACTAGCctcagagaaaacaggcagaaagcaaacgagagggcaaagcaaaacataaaggagagagggggaaaaaaaaatccatataaacAAGGATGACTCTCACACTCTATTTGCTATGCAGTCAAGCCCACAAGTGGGTTGTGTATCTGAAGGTGGAAATACAAAGACATGTCCTGTTCCCTGGGGAAAGGTAAGCAACTTCTCAAATTATCTTTAGAGGCTGTTATTAGCCTTGCACTAGCACTGACATACCCTGTGCCCAAAGCCACAGCATGCACACACTGTATCCATAAAAAGAGAtattcacagctctgcagctcatAGAAGTGCTGTGCCCGTGCTCTGGTACCAgtatcatttaaaacaaaacaaaaaaaaaagtttgagtaGCAAGTGAGCGCATGGAAAGGACTTGAACGGCAAGAATTTGGAAAGAGCATGGGAATCCAGCTTGGGGTGCTGAGGTCAATGGGCACACAATTTTTTAAGAGTGTACCAGGTTTGTTTGTTCAGTCATTCCTATATTCATTTTCAATTCCAGAGACAGGAGCTTCATGTCTAGCCCCAAAATAACAGCATTGTCTGAGACAAAGCCAACTTGGTAAGGGGTACCAGAGCTTTTCCCAGCCCATTTATGTAATAAAGCATTATATACAACTGTTGGAAAACATAccagtttaaaaattttttatatatgaCTTTGGCCAGGTTTGCTCATCTTTGCCTCAGGGAAAGGGaactgaagcttctttccagggcaTTGTTTCTCTAGGTGAGGCCTGATGGGTTTAGCATTTCAAAAGACTAGGAGTAGCCCCAATAAGATAAAGCCATTGAGGGAACATCACCAGAACAGATGTCAGCGGCCATCTAAGAACATCTACCCCTGAAGATCTAATTAACATCAGAAGCGAAGAAACACAGATCTAATAGGAGACCAGATACTAGGAACTACACAACTTGAGACCAATGAACACTGACCCAATTCGTTTCTATGAGTTTTGACTGTAAAAAAGATCTGAAAATTCTAGTAAAGGTCATGTGTCATGGAATGATTCTCTCGGCACACCCGGGCTATGTGTGGATGAGATGATTTCTGTGCTACATCCTGGCCAGAGAATAAAGTAGTGCCTTGACtctctaacattaaaaatgttgctggaggcttttttgtttttcctgcagtttcggTGACACAACCAGGAAGCAGAACAGGAGCTTTATGGCCCTGTTACTTGGGtcctaaaatacagagaaagaagacagggcagagagcaaagaagaaaaacagagctttGTCCTCATTCACATCATAGCCCTGTAAGGCTTTGACCAAAAGATATAACTGTATAGTGAAACATCTATGGGGGACTCTCTTGTCTGGCACAGAGGGGTTCTGCAGATAGacttccagggcagggaaagagtACCAAGTCGGCAACACAAATTACTTCAGGCCAAACTCCAATACATAACTATAGATTCCATAGATACATCCAGCCTTAAGCCCAGAAGCAATACAGGTGGGGAGAACGGAGCCTGGGTGATTTAAACTACGTGTTTAAGCAGTTCAAGGTAACTGGAAGTAGCGCTGGTGCCTCTGGGTTTCTCTGTTCATTATTTAAGGTGAACATAAAAACACAGAGTGCAGGAGCCCAAGGATGTTCCTCACTGGCTTCAAGCTGGCAGTTTCCTAAAAGCAGCGCTTGTTGCTTTCCTTGGTTTGCCGACCAGCAGTgccacctcccctccctgctgccatggAGCTCAGCCTTCCCCAGTGTTAACAAAATGGCACGTTACTCTACTTGGCCAGATTTTAGCTCTGAGAATTTCATTCTGAACAGTTCAGCATCTGCTTTAGCCAAAACAGTTCCACTATTTCCAGGAatattattaaaggaaaaatagactGCTTGGCACATGTTACATAAATTCAGGCAACCTTTTATATGAGGATCTCTAGCTTCAGAAGGGAAATTTTGAAATCTGGCAGAGAGGTGACCTTTGTGGTAGAAATGTGTCTATCCCTATTAAAACCTACCTAACTTTGGCCAGATTATAGAGCAGGGAAATACTGCAGTTAAGGGCGCAGTAAAGAGTTCTGAGAATTGCACTTACttgctgtttctgctgtggGCAAGAGGTCCCTtatctcctgcagagctgcagcttgtgCTCCCCCACTACCTTGGCCAGTTATGGCTGCACAGGTCCTCCATGGCTGGATGACGAAATTACAGAGCCAAGGGTGAGCAGAGAGACCAGCATTCCATCTGACGTCTACATACATTCCCGTAACTTTCTGATACAGGACAGCCCCATCTGTCACACAGCCCAGGTTCAACGGCAGCATCGCGAGTGCTGCGCAGGCACGAGggcactgcagaaaacaaactgtGACCAAAAAAGTCAGGGCAATTACAATACATAGATGCACAGCTGGAAGAATTAATGTCAAGCAGACAATGGCATTACAGATGTCCCCTAACAATGAGGGCTTGAATCTGCTGTCTCAGTAAAACTCTCTAAATTAGGTTTGTGTGCAGCATACGGagagtttctgaaagaaatataaatataggcCATCATTCtgcaaagcttcacaaacccaaacccttgCATTCAGGTGCCATCTCACTGACTTTGCTGCAAAATCAAGGCCATTCACGTTAAAAGCACAGACAAGAACATCTGCTCAAACTGAACTTGTAGAAAAAAGCCCCAGTCCTAGGTAAGGCAGAACACacgtgttttaatttttaaagtcactATGACACAGAGACTTGTTAAGAAATGCACGTGCTTTTAGATGTATAGGGCTGCtggaaggaaaggctgaagtTTTTTTACAAATGCCTGTAGCTCATAGGTTAAGACTACCATCAGACCGATATCCTTCAACACTCCAACTTCAATACCAAAATTGTAAGAACCTCCTGCATTCCATTCCCTAGTACGGTAACAAGACAAAGTCCTCACCCACCCTGGATCGTCCAAACAATAGAATACAAGGTTGAAACGAGCCTTGTGGTTTGAGGGGCACCTTCTGCCCAAAAAGCCCAACTGTGCATCCAGATAAAAATGAACACCACAAATAGAGAGTACAAAAACCACGGAACACCGCTTCCAGCAGGCGCCCTCGTCGGTATTTAAAGGCGTGGCTCAGGCAATAGCAACAAAGCCCCGAGGCAAAAAGCCTGGGAGgtcggggttgggtttttttccattcaagcCACACGTGTTCCCCAGCGCCCATTACCGGGACTCGCTCCGGGCTGGCGCCGTTCCACGGTGCGAGGGGACCGGAGAAGCCACGCGACCCACGGCACCGGCGGCACTCGGTgcccgggggcggccccgcgccgggagagccccgcccgcccccggcacctGGACAGCTCATCCTCTGCACCTGACACACTGGGGCACCgggctttccttcctatggataACAGGGGAGAACGAGGGGGGGAAAGGATGATGGACAgatgagggggagagggggaagagaggggagtcgggttggggagcagggagaaaggagggctggggggatcgGGGATGCacaggggagctgggagagagggtgggaggcactggggagagggtaggagggaggctgggagagaaagggagagtgtgggggagagagaaagaaactgggggggtctctgctttCCTACCCCCCCGCAGATCCATCACCTTCATCAGCAGCTTGGGCCAGAAGCGGGGAATGTTGTGTTTGCGGTAGTTGATATAGTGCTCAAAGGCCAGCAGATACATCTCCTGGCACTTCTCAATCTTCTCGACACAGATCAGCCCCGTCAGGTCTGCGGGAATCAGGGAATCATCAGGGGattgt
Proteins encoded in this region:
- the LOC138110990 gene encoding thyroid hormone receptor alpha-like isoform X3, whose product is MEQKPSTLDPLLEPEDTRWLDGKRKRKSSQCLVKSSMSGYIPSYLDKDEQCVVCGDKAASYHYRCIACEGCKVTWGRGLGGLSSAHWVTPPCPPQGFFRRTIQKNLHPTYSCVIDKITRNQCQLCCFKKCISVGMAMDCSQAEADRGEPGVAAEGGDDQVPAASPQRRGVGADPPCDRSPPQHQCPGQPLEAEAEIPDLTGLICVEKIEKCQEMYLLAFEHYINYRKHNIPRFWPKLLMKEGKPGAPVCQVQRMSCPGAGGGRGSPGAGPPPGTECRRCRGSRGFSGPLAPWNGASPERVPVMGAGEHVWLEWKKTQPRPPRLFASGLCCYCLSHAFKYRRGRLLEAVFRGFCTLYLWCSFLSGCTVGLFGQKVPLKPQGSFQPCILLFGRSRVGEDFVLLPY
- the LOC138110990 gene encoding uncharacterized protein isoform X8; translation: MAMDCSQAEADRGEPGVAAEGGDDQVPAASPQRRGVGADPPCDRSPPQHQCPGQPLEAEAEIPDLTGLICVEKIEKCQEMYLLAFEHYINYRKHNIPRFWPKLLMKEGKPGAPVCQVQRMSCPGAGGGRGSPGAGPPPGTECRRCRGSRGFSGPLAPWNGASPERVPVMGAGEHVWLEWKKTQPRPPRLFASGLCCYCLSHAFKYRRGRLLEAVFRGFCTLYLWCSFLSGCTVGLFGQKVPLKPQGSFQPCILLFGRSRVGEDFVLLPY
- the LOC138110990 gene encoding thyroid hormone receptor alpha-like isoform X4, with amino-acid sequence MEQKPSTLDPLLEPEDTRWLDGKRKRKSSQCLVKSSMSGYIPSYLDKDEQCVVCGDKAASYHYRCIACEGCKGFFRRTIQKNLHPTYSCVIDKITRNQCQLCCFKKCISVGMAMDLVLGTEAGSQAEADRGEPGVAAEGGDDQVPAASPQRRGVGADPPCDRSPPQHQCPGQPLEAEAEIPDLTGLICVEKIEKCQEMYLLAFEHYINYRKHNIPRFWPKLLMKEGKPGAPVCQVQRMSCPGAGGGRGSPGAGPPPGTECRRCRGSRGFSGPLAPWNGASPERVPVMGAGEHVWLEWKKTQPRPPRLFASGLCCYCLSHAFKYRRGRLLEAVFRGFCTLYLWCSFLSGCTVGLFGQKVPLKPQGSFQPCILLFGRSRVGEDFVLLPY
- the LOC138110990 gene encoding thyroid hormone receptor alpha-like isoform X5: MEQKPSTLDPLLEPEDTRWLDGKRKRKSSQCLVKSSMSGTPGSHGCLMSRPGPLEFHGHPLSPGFFRRTIQKNLHPTYSCVIDKITRNQCQLCCFKKCISVGMAMDLVLGTEAGSQAEADRGEPGVAAEGGDDQVPAASPQRRGVGADPPCDRSPPQHQCPGQPLEAEAEIPDLTGLICVEKIEKCQEMYLLAFEHYINYRKHNIPRFWPKLLMKEGKPGAPVCQVQRMSCPGAGGGRGSPGAGPPPGTECRRCRGSRGFSGPLAPWNGASPERVPVMGAGEHVWLEWKKTQPRPPRLFASGLCCYCLSHAFKYRRGRLLEAVFRGFCTLYLWCSFLSGCTVGLFGQKVPLKPQGSFQPCILLFGRSRVGEDFVLLPY
- the LOC138110990 gene encoding thyroid hormone receptor alpha-like isoform X2, with the translated sequence MEQKPSTLDPLLEPEDTRWLDGKRKRKSSQCLVKSSMSGTPGSHGCLMSRPGPLEFHGHPLSPGTSLVTWTKMNSAWCAGTRPPATTTAASPGFFRRTIQKNLHPTYSCVIDKITRNQCQLCCFKKCISVGMAMDLVLGTEAGSQAEADRGEPGVAAEGGDDQVPAASPQRRGVGADPPCDRSPPQHQCPGQPLEAEAEIPDLTGLICVEKIEKCQEMYLLAFEHYINYRKHNIPRFWPKLLMKEGKPGAPVCQVQRMSCPGAGGGRGSPGAGPPPGTECRRCRGSRGFSGPLAPWNGASPERVPVMGAGEHVWLEWKKTQPRPPRLFASGLCCYCLSHAFKYRRGRLLEAVFRGFCTLYLWCSFLSGCTVGLFGQKVPLKPQGSFQPCILLFGRSRVGEDFVLLPY
- the LOC138110990 gene encoding thyroid hormone receptor alpha-like isoform X1, producing the protein MEQKPSTLDPLLEPEDTRWLDGKRKRKSSQCLVKSSMSGYIPSYLDKDEQCVVCGDKAASYHYRCIACEGCKVTWGRGLGGLSSAHWVTPPCPPQGFFRRTIQKNLHPTYSCVIDKITRNQCQLCCFKKCISVGMAMDLVLGTEAGSQAEADRGEPGVAAEGGDDQVPAASPQRRGVGADPPCDRSPPQHQCPGQPLEAEAEIPDLTGLICVEKIEKCQEMYLLAFEHYINYRKHNIPRFWPKLLMKEGKPGAPVCQVQRMSCPGAGGGRGSPGAGPPPGTECRRCRGSRGFSGPLAPWNGASPERVPVMGAGEHVWLEWKKTQPRPPRLFASGLCCYCLSHAFKYRRGRLLEAVFRGFCTLYLWCSFLSGCTVGLFGQKVPLKPQGSFQPCILLFGRSRVGEDFVLLPY